In Ctenopharyngodon idella isolate HZGC_01 chromosome 20, HZGC01, whole genome shotgun sequence, the following proteins share a genomic window:
- the rd3l gene encoding protein RD3-like: MESRHHGPQPQPRPTSPALPFIGWPHTNGCVTHGGPGRMLLREMLWQLEQRALQVQEEEFQYCISRGILGYRHPPAYPSLLALIPASEHRQLERLCGRIPPSHTAIVLSRLHDLLAHNDIPPWELVGVFKQVLRDFLRRQEDGMQRRPVPSAPPNILSALSPTTESNDRNHMAGNASNALSEESGKHREEIPTISSYVDKHLRAACPYSIRRDWSLPFCHPFAYEAYSTTL, from the exons ATGGAGTCAAGGCATCATGGACCTCAACCTCAACCAAGACCCACAAG CCCAGCCTTGCCTTTCATAGGTTGGCCCCACACAAATGGATGTGTGACACATGGAGGCCCAGGTCGGATGTTGCTGCGTGAGATGCTTTGGCAGCTGGAGCAAAGAGCACTTCAGGTTCAAGAAGAGGAGTTCCAGTACTGCATCTCTCGTGGAATTCTGGGATACCGTCACCCCCCAGCATACCCAAGCCTGCTTGCCCTTATACCTGCTTCTGAACACCGCCAGCTAGAGCGCCTCTGTGGTCGCATCCCACCCTCACACACTGCCATTGTACTTTCCAG GCTCCATGATCTTTTGGCCCACAATGACATCCCTCCCTGGGAACTGGTGGGTGTCTTCAAGCAAGTTCTCAGGGACTTCCTGAGGAGACAGGAAGACGGCATGCAGAGACGTCCAGTCCCTTCAGCTCCACCAAACATTCTTTCTGCTCTTAGTCCAACTACAGAGAGTAATGATAGAAATCACATGGCTGGAAATGCGTCTAATGCTTTGTCTGAGGAGTCAGGGAAGCACAGGGAGGAAATTCCTACTATTTCTAGTTATGTGGATAAACATTTGCGTGCTGCCTGCCCCTACTCTATCCGCAGAGATTGGAGTTTGCCTTTTTGCCATCCGTTTGCTTATGAGGCCTACAGCACCACATTGTGA
- the atp5mj gene encoding ATP synthase subunit ATP5MPL, mitochondrial: MAGGAFAGWWTKVAPYYTKAYQEMWVGVGIMTFMYYKLSYGGKKKAVQSKPAH; this comes from the exons ATGGCAGGTGGTGCATTCGCTGGCTGGTGGACTAAGGTGGCCCCCTACTACACCAAAGCATACCAGGAGATGTGGGTTGGTGTAGGGATCATGACTTTCATGTACTACAAACTTTCATATGGAG GAAAGAAGAAAGCAGTGCAGTCAA AGCCCGCCCACTGA